In Deinococcus irradiatisoli, the genomic stretch TGAGAGCAACCGCCGCGAACTGCTGCGCCGGGGACCGGTGGTGGTGCTGACCGCTTCGCCGGAAACCATCTATGCCCGCACCAAGAATTCCGACCGTCCGCTGCTGCGCGTCGCCGATCCGCTGGCGCGCATTTCCGAACTGATGCGCGAGCGCGAGGGCGCCTACCAGCAGGGCACCATCCACGTTCACAGCGACGGTCGGCCCTCCGAGGAGATCGTGGCCGAGATCATCGACCGGCTGTGGGACTGGCGCGAGGCCCAGGAAGACGCCGAGGCCGAGCGCGAGGCGCTGGAATTGCAGGAGGTCGAGCGTGCCTGCGACTGAGGCGCGCCGCATCGAGGTGGGCGGCGCCTCGCCCTACACGGTCGAGGTCGGACGTGGCCTGCTCTCCACGCTAAGCGTGCCGCACAAGCAGGTGGCCTTGCTACACCCCGACGACCTGCCGCCCAGCCTGGTGGCCCAGGTGCAGGCCGCCCTCTCCCCCACCCTGACGCTCTCGCTGCCGCCGCGCGACGACTGCAAGACCCTGGAAGTGTTCTCGGCCGTGCTCTCGCGGGTGGCCGGGGCCAACCTGACCCGCGACAGCGCCGTGGTGGGCCTGGGCGGCGGCGCCCTGACCGATCTGGCGGGCTTCGTGGCGGCCAGTTACCTGCGCGGGGTCGCTTATTACGCCGTGCCCACCACCCTGCTGGGCATGGTGGACGCGGCGGTGGGCGGCAAAACCGGGGTGAACCTGCCGGAAGGCAAGAACCTGGCGGGGGCGTTCTGGCCGCCGAAACAGGTCTGGGCCGACGTGGACACGCTCGCCAGCCTGCCGGATGCCACCTTCCGCGAGGGCGCGGCGGAAATCTTCAAGCACGGCCTGATCGCCGACCCGAGCTTGTTGCCCCGGGTGCTGGCGCCAGACTTCGGGCCACGCAGCCCGGAGCTGCCACTTGTCATCGCCGACGCGGTGGCGGTCAAGGCCGGGGTGGTGACCCGCGACCTCACCGAGCAGGGCGAGCGAGCCTACCTCAATTTCGGCCACACCCTGGCGCACGCCATCGAAGCGGTGACGAACCACGCGGTGTCTCACGGCGACGCGGTGGGCTACGGCATGCACTACGCCGCGCTGCTGTCGCGCGAGATGGGCGGGGCCGATCTGACGGCGCACACGAGGGCCTTCCTGGCGTACCAGCGGCCCTCCACCTTGCCTTTCCTGACGTTCGAGCAGCTCTGGCCGTACATGGCCCGCGACAAGAAAGCCGACGCCGAGGGGGTGCGCTTCGTGCTGCTGCAGGGGCTGGCCCAGCCCCACCTGACGCGGGTGCCGGAAGAAGTGCTCCGCCGCGCTTTTGCCGAGTGGCAGCGTCAGCTCACGCCCGCCGCACACCACTAACCTCCGCTTCCGCTGGCCCCGACTTCCTCCCGCGAGGTGCTCCATGCTCCTGATCCTGAACGGTCCCAACCTCAACCGCCTGGGCAAACGCGAGCCGGGCGTCTACGGCACACTCACGCTCGAAGAACTCGAGCGGCAATGCGAACTGTGGGGCAGCGAACTGGGCACCACCGTGACCTGCCGCCAGAGCAACTTCGAGGGCCAGTTGCTCGAATGGATTCAGGACGCCGAGGAGCACGGCTTTACCGGCATCGTGATCAACCCCGGCGCCCTGACGCACTACAGCTACGCCCTGCGCGACGCCATCGCCGGCCAGAACGTGCCGGTGGTGGAAGTGCACCTGAGCAACGTGGACGCCCGCGAGGCGTTCCGGCACCACTCGGTCACGGCGGCGGTGTGCAAAGGCAAGATCAGCGGCCTGGGCTTCGCCGGCTACCGCTTCGCTATGGACTACCTTGTGGAAGAAGTCGGCGGCTGAGCCGCTCGGCCTAAACTGACGGCATGGCGACCAGCGGACTGTTTGGCATTTTCGTGGCGCTGCTGGCCACCCTTTCGTTTCTGAACAGCCGCTACTGGAAGTTGCCGCCCACCATCGGCATTCTGGTGGGCGGGTTGCTGATGGCCGGGGGCGTGGCCCTGGCGGCGGCGTCCGGCTGGCCTCTGGGCATCCGAATCCGCGATCTGGTGCAGGGCATTCCCTTCGGCACGCTGGTGTTCGGGTGGCTGCTGAGTTTTCTGCTGTTTTCCAGCACCATTCAGATCGACGTCAAGCTGCTGTTTCGCAAGGGGCTGGCGGTCACGGCCCTGACGCTGATCACCACCCTGGTGACCATGCTGCTGCTCGGTCTGGGC encodes the following:
- the aroB gene encoding 3-dehydroquinate synthase translates to MPATEARRIEVGGASPYTVEVGRGLLSTLSVPHKQVALLHPDDLPPSLVAQVQAALSPTLTLSLPPRDDCKTLEVFSAVLSRVAGANLTRDSAVVGLGGGALTDLAGFVAASYLRGVAYYAVPTTLLGMVDAAVGGKTGVNLPEGKNLAGAFWPPKQVWADVDTLASLPDATFREGAAEIFKHGLIADPSLLPRVLAPDFGPRSPELPLVIADAVAVKAGVVTRDLTEQGERAYLNFGHTLAHAIEAVTNHAVSHGDAVGYGMHYAALLSREMGGADLTAHTRAFLAYQRPSTLPFLTFEQLWPYMARDKKADAEGVRFVLLQGLAQPHLTRVPEEVLRRAFAEWQRQLTPAAHH
- the aroQ gene encoding type II 3-dehydroquinate dehydratase is translated as MLLILNGPNLNRLGKREPGVYGTLTLEELERQCELWGSELGTTVTCRQSNFEGQLLEWIQDAEEHGFTGIVINPGALTHYSYALRDAIAGQNVPVVEVHLSNVDAREAFRHHSVTAAVCKGKISGLGFAGYRFAMDYLVEEVGG